A window of Streptomyces sp. NBC_01142 genomic DNA:
GACGTAACGGAAGTCCTTGAAGGTACGCAACAGGACCCCGAAGAGCCCCACCACCATCGGCCGGCCCTCGAAGGGCTTGAACTTCACCGGGCTGTAGAGGCGGACGTCCTCGGTGAACAGGCCGTCCAGCGCGGTGAGATCCCGCTTCTCCACGGCGGCGCGGAATCCTTCGGCAGTCTCCATGGTCTCTCCTCGTACCTTGTCCTACTCAACAATCTGACTAGTCAGTTTCTTGAGTAGGATGATGCAGGGACGGACGAGGAAAGGGAAGGGGCTGCTGCGATGGCCTTGCGACACGCGGTACTGGCGGCGCTGCTGGACGGCGAGTACAGCGGATACCAGCTGGCCAAGGCGTTCGACGTCGGAGTGGCGAACTTCTGGCACGCCCTGCCCCAGCAGCTGTACGCCGAGCTGACCAGGCTGGAGAGGGAAGGGTTGGTCACGGGCCGCCAGGTGGTCCAGGAGACGCGGCCCAACAAGCGCCTGTTCAAGGTCACCGACGCCGGTCTCGCCGAGCTGGAACAGTTCGCGGCGGCCGCGTCGAAACCCTCGTTCATCCGCGACGACCTGCTGGTCAAGGTCCAGGCCGCCGACCGGATCAGCACCGGCCCGCTGATCGAACAGCTCGAGGAGCGAGCGTCCGTCGCCGAGGCCAAGATCGAGCTCTTCGGCAAGCTGCTGCGACAGATGCGCGGCGAACGGGACGAGGAGGAGTTCCTGCGCCGGGGCGAGCGGATCGGCCCGTATCTGACGTGCCTGCGCGGCCTGGCCTTCGAGACGGACAACCGGAACTGGTGTCTGCGGATCGCGGCCGTGCTGCGGGACAGGCGGACGGCTCGCGCCGAGCGGTGAGCACCGGGCCGTACTGCTCACGACCCGATTCTCGTCCGTGTGCGTGTGAACGACGG
This region includes:
- a CDS encoding PadR family transcriptional regulator; translation: MALRHAVLAALLDGEYSGYQLAKAFDVGVANFWHALPQQLYAELTRLEREGLVTGRQVVQETRPNKRLFKVTDAGLAELEQFAAAASKPSFIRDDLLVKVQAADRISTGPLIEQLEERASVAEAKIELFGKLLRQMRGERDEEEFLRRGERIGPYLTCLRGLAFETDNRNWCLRIAAVLRDRRTARAER